Proteins encoded in a region of the Candidatus Neomarinimicrobiota bacterium genome:
- a CDS encoding GNAT family N-acetyltransferase: MTISARVFSPTDTPAWEQFVATANNGTLFHQRKFLGYHPEGRFKDHSLIIEKSGKLKALFPAVDIQTDEGRSLVSHQGSSYGGIIVQQNLSFKESYDFVETLCDYARQAGFNRIQMTLPPAIYQHTVSNYLDFSLIKHGFTYKKRDVSSMLTMDSSPEKNLERFAPSHRTAVRKAIKQGVTVREADDWAAFYTLLKENLKIRHNVQPTHTLEELLQLKKLYPDQIRLFGAYWEDKLIAGVVNFSVNDDVVLAFYISHIEDYQHLRAVNLLFYEIISWCHGHSFKYLDFGIFTVNMEPNFGLGRFKENFGASGVFRDTFELDLTL; encoded by the coding sequence ATGACAATTTCAGCCAGAGTCTTTTCACCAACCGATACCCCCGCCTGGGAACAATTTGTTGCCACCGCCAACAATGGCACCCTGTTTCACCAGCGTAAATTCCTGGGCTATCATCCCGAAGGTCGCTTTAAAGACCACAGCCTGATCATTGAGAAGAGCGGAAAACTGAAAGCGCTTTTTCCTGCAGTTGACATCCAGACTGATGAAGGCCGGTCCCTTGTAAGTCATCAGGGCTCATCTTATGGTGGCATCATCGTTCAACAGAACCTGAGCTTTAAGGAAAGTTATGATTTTGTAGAGACGCTTTGTGATTATGCCAGACAGGCCGGGTTTAACAGAATTCAGATGACCCTGCCCCCAGCAATTTATCAGCATACGGTAAGCAATTATCTCGATTTTTCCCTGATCAAACACGGTTTTACCTATAAAAAACGTGATGTCTCATCCATGCTCACCATGGACTCATCTCCTGAAAAGAACCTGGAAAGATTTGCCCCCTCCCACAGAACTGCAGTGCGCAAGGCCATCAAACAGGGTGTCACCGTCAGGGAAGCGGACGATTGGGCAGCCTTTTATACCTTGTTGAAGGAAAACCTGAAAATCCGGCACAATGTTCAGCCAACCCACACCCTGGAAGAATTGCTTCAGCTCAAAAAATTATATCCGGATCAGATCCGACTCTTTGGGGCCTACTGGGAGGACAAACTCATTGCAGGCGTGGTGAACTTTTCCGTAAACGATGATGTCGTACTGGCGTTTTATATTAGCCATATCGAAGACTATCAACACCTGAGAGCCGTAAACCTATTATTTTATGAGATCATCTCCTGGTGTCATGGGCACTCATTCAAATATCTGGATTTTGGCATCTTCACGGTCAACATGGAACCCAATTTCGGCCTGGGTCGATTTAAAGAAAATTTCGGTGCCAGCGGCGTATTTCGTGATACCTTTGAGCTTGATTTAACCCTGTAA
- the bcp gene encoding thioredoxin-dependent thiol peroxidase has protein sequence MLSVGDKAPQFKLNDQDGNLVQLSDFKGQKLVIYFYPKDQTPGCIKEACSFRDNINAYKKRNIAVLGVSIDNEKSHQNFIKKQELNFPLLADVEKEMVNSYEVWGEKSMYGRKYMGTFRKTFLINESGSIDKIYEKVKVATHAEDVLTDWEIS, from the coding sequence ATGTTAAGCGTTGGAGATAAAGCCCCTCAATTCAAACTCAACGACCAGGATGGAAATCTTGTACAACTGTCCGATTTTAAAGGACAGAAACTGGTCATCTATTTTTACCCCAAAGATCAGACTCCTGGTTGTATCAAGGAGGCCTGCAGCTTTCGCGATAATATCAATGCCTATAAAAAACGCAATATCGCAGTCCTCGGTGTCAGTATTGATAACGAGAAATCCCACCAGAATTTTATCAAAAAACAAGAGCTGAACTTTCCCCTGCTGGCTGACGTTGAAAAAGAGATGGTAAACAGCTATGAGGTCTGGGGTGAGAAATCCATGTATGGACGCAAGTATATGGGCACGTTTAGAAAAACATTTCTGATTAATGAATCTGGTTCCATAGATAAAATCTATGAAAAGGTCAAAGTGGCCACCCACGCAGAAGACGTTTTAACAGACTGGGAAATCAGCTAA